Genomic segment of bacterium:
CCGCCAGGGGTTTGGGCGGCTGATCCGCAACAAGACCGACAAGGGTTTGGTGATAGTGGCCGACAGCCGGATCATCAACACCGAGTACGGCAAGACCTTTATCCGGTCGCTGCCGGCGTTGCCGGTGATATCCTGCCGCAGCCAGGAGGAGCTGGTGGGGAACGTGCTGATATGACATTTGATAATGGATAACAGGCTATAATTCACGGGAGCATCACAAATTACTTATATAACAAAGGAAAGCCCTGACGGAGATC
This window contains:
- a CDS encoding helicase C-terminal domain-containing protein, with the protein product LELLVISKLPFSVPSDPLVEARCQVIEQNGNSSFHQYLLPEAVIRFRQGFGRLIRNKTDKGLVIVADSRIINTEYGKTFIRSLPALPVISCRSQEELVGNVLI